Proteins from a single region of Candidatus Kryptoniota bacterium:
- a CDS encoding FAD-dependent oxidoreductase, translating into MKERKKKIIVLGSGFAALSIVKRIDPRFFEVSVVSPRNHFLFTPLLPSTTVGTIEFRSIIEPVRTAKNVRADDKSSGNFYQANCTSVSPSENTIECESVQNREKFKLDYDYLVIAVGAVNNTFGIPGVTEHALFLKELSDARVIRGRIIQNFEEASSPTVSLEERKRLLRFIVVGGGPTGVEFAAELNDLVREDLIKWYPRLVQDVEITLLEGTKQILSAFDSRLGEYAMKIFRRQSIDLRFNSPVKEVTKDSIILQDGTSISCGMVVWSTGIGPTDLIQSLPFRKGRGSRLLTDDYLRVGEARNIFTAGDCATPASQSIPATAQAAQQEGKYLAAQLNNIAKGKPPSPFEYRHLGMLAYIGSRRALADLPNVKGRGFGAFLFWRSAYLTRLVSLKNKVLVLFDWLKASVFGRDISSF; encoded by the coding sequence ATGAAAGAGAGAAAGAAGAAAATAATCGTACTTGGCAGCGGTTTCGCTGCGCTAAGCATCGTGAAAAGAATAGATCCACGTTTTTTTGAAGTGTCAGTTGTGAGCCCGAGAAACCATTTCCTTTTCACTCCCCTCTTGCCGAGCACAACCGTCGGAACGATCGAATTCAGAAGCATCATCGAGCCGGTCAGAACCGCAAAGAATGTCAGGGCAGACGATAAGTCGTCCGGCAATTTTTACCAGGCAAACTGTACCTCGGTGTCTCCGTCTGAAAATACCATTGAATGCGAGAGTGTCCAGAATAGGGAGAAGTTCAAATTGGATTACGATTACCTGGTGATCGCGGTAGGCGCTGTGAACAACACATTTGGAATCCCGGGCGTGACGGAGCATGCACTGTTTCTTAAAGAGCTATCGGACGCCCGCGTCATCCGCGGACGGATAATACAGAACTTCGAGGAAGCAAGCAGTCCCACTGTATCTCTGGAAGAACGGAAGAGGCTTCTTCGTTTCATCGTTGTCGGCGGCGGTCCCACAGGCGTCGAGTTTGCTGCGGAGCTGAACGACTTGGTCCGCGAAGACTTGATTAAATGGTACCCCCGACTCGTTCAGGATGTTGAGATCACACTCCTCGAGGGAACAAAACAAATTCTCAGCGCGTTCGACTCGCGACTCGGCGAGTACGCAATGAAGATATTTCGCCGCCAGAGCATCGATCTACGGTTCAACTCTCCGGTGAAAGAAGTGACGAAAGATTCGATAATCCTTCAGGACGGAACCTCAATTAGTTGCGGGATGGTGGTGTGGTCGACGGGAATAGGACCCACAGACCTCATTCAGTCTCTCCCTTTTCGGAAAGGACGCGGATCACGCTTGTTGACAGACGACTATTTGAGAGTCGGAGAAGCGAGAAATATTTTTACGGCTGGAGACTGCGCAACTCCTGCGAGCCAGAGCATACCAGCCACTGCTCAGGCGGCGCAGCAGGAGGGAAAATATCTCGCGGCGCAGCTGAACAACATCGCGAAGGGCAAACCTCCGTCGCCATTTGAATACCGCCACCTCGGTATGCTCGCATATATAGGCAGCAGGCGGGCGCTGGCGGATTTACCCAACGTGAAGGGGAGAGGGTTCGGTGCGTTTCTCTTCTGGAGATCTGCTTATCTGACAAGGCTGGTCAGTTTAAAAAACAAGGTCCTCGTCCTGTTCGACTGGCTAAAAGCTTCAGTGTTCGGCAGGGACATAAGCAGTTTCTGA
- a CDS encoding YncE family protein: MKKPSTFQTVVMMFIFTASVYAQTSQSTYSVVDRIHLPGETFWDYLNIDPASGNLYVSRGTMVQVVNINSKKLVGTIPDTKGVHGIALAADLDKGFVSDGADSSVTVFDMKTLSVIEKIAVTGRDPDAILYDPFTHRVFTCNGRSSNSTVIDAKTDKVIGTIPLSGGPEFCASDGAGMIYINIEDKSEIDAIDPAAMKVEHVWPLAPGESPSGLALDAKNHRLFSVCHNKEMVVLNALDGKVITALPIDGRVDGAAFDPELMRTFSSNGEGTLTVVQEVSPDSFTVIQNLQTQVSARTVTIDPVTHHLYLSAADFNPPPQATADNPRPRPSMKPNSFVVLEVAPAK, encoded by the coding sequence ATGAAAAAGCCTTCTACTTTCCAGACCGTCGTCATGATGTTCATCTTTACAGCATCCGTTTACGCACAAACATCACAATCGACTTACAGCGTGGTCGACAGGATCCATTTACCTGGTGAAACCTTCTGGGATTATTTGAATATCGATCCTGCTTCCGGAAATCTTTATGTTTCACGCGGTACAATGGTACAGGTCGTAAACATCAACAGCAAAAAACTTGTCGGCACAATTCCAGACACGAAAGGTGTCCACGGCATAGCTCTCGCCGCCGATCTCGATAAAGGATTTGTGAGCGACGGTGCCGATTCGTCTGTCACCGTTTTCGACATGAAGACTCTATCGGTAATCGAAAAGATAGCGGTGACCGGGCGCGACCCTGACGCAATACTCTATGATCCGTTCACACATCGCGTGTTCACCTGCAACGGCAGGTCGTCGAACTCTACCGTTATCGACGCGAAGACCGACAAAGTCATCGGGACGATACCCCTGAGTGGCGGACCCGAGTTCTGCGCATCAGATGGAGCGGGAATGATATACATCAACATCGAGGACAAGAGCGAAATCGACGCCATCGATCCCGCCGCGATGAAAGTTGAGCATGTCTGGCCGCTGGCGCCGGGGGAAAGCCCGAGCGGGCTTGCTTTAGACGCGAAGAACCACCGGCTCTTCTCCGTGTGCCACAATAAAGAGATGGTGGTGTTGAACGCGCTTGACGGGAAAGTCATTACCGCGCTTCCGATCGATGGACGGGTTGACGGAGCTGCGTTCGACCCAGAGCTCATGCGCACCTTCAGCTCAAACGGCGAAGGGACTCTCACCGTTGTCCAGGAAGTAAGTCCTGACAGCTTCACGGTAATCCAGAATCTTCAGACACAAGTCAGTGCGAGAACAGTAACGATAGATCCGGTTACACATCATCTGTACCTCTCGGCAGCCGACTTCAACCCACCGCCGCAGGCGACCGCGGACAACCCGCGCCCGAGACCTTCCATGAAGCCGAATTCTTTCGTGGTTCTGGAAGTCGCTCCTGCAAAGTAA
- a CDS encoding DUF3276 family protein, with amino-acid sequence MGKEESDGIRIPAGNGRMYFLDVKEAKTGSKYLIFSESKKNKEGKFDRQRIMVFADHFREVYDALKKVASEFGIGP; translated from the coding sequence ATGGGTAAAGAAGAATCGGACGGGATCAGGATTCCCGCCGGAAATGGGAGGATGTACTTTCTCGATGTGAAGGAAGCTAAGACCGGATCGAAGTACTTGATTTTCTCCGAGAGCAAGAAGAACAAGGAGGGGAAATTCGACAGGCAGAGGATAATGGTCTTTGCAGACCACTTCAGGGAAGTATACGACGCGTTGAAGAAGGTCGCGTCCGAATTCGGGATCGGGCCGTAG
- a CDS encoding PAS domain S-box protein: MDNPNITKGERRVGKDAGALKRLLGKLSSHANLVVIAVTILAIAGLSVGTILASKDLERRLLETFFRTNSLVSTTTASHFGDYLESRANGVRSLTGVLASETSPAKKVEDIDGYFEYVRTQHVVAIVLLSPDGVITYSTSKQYSGRDFSETNFWNYVRTTKSSVSSELLSNPKEELYPVLPFVGSSDTTNRILIGSPIFSPVKNGSVKLDGAIAFLIDQFQVVPPPATGPTGFPDTTMRIAIGVLSRSGFPFIHLWSNDSIWNKQSVRALQLKGRPACSSCHRQGDIYSILGGTTQLGTGLVKSEMPQPASGEFLWSSSPLSSTKLKMQDSLWYVVVSADRGPVQASVISYLKGSLILMSCGIVLLVVILSLAFYGQRKNALERQHMLNLEQVAGLRGQYEVLIKNSNDGIYVLSEDRMVFTNKKLQEMLGYTPEEFSRMDFSNLVAPESKDTIAEWERKISRGEQTDNRFGFVAQSKDRKKIPVEVSLTQVQLEGRTSTIGILHDLTELTAQKQLFEDLFRSAPIGLAMYENFKVTRINDAAVTLLGYESPDELIGLNVLSVIHPEDLAVVGQRVKRAVEDHLPAPPLEERFVKKDGTVIHVLVLSRPVIYEGRDAIQIAFVSLEDRKKLEGNLAREAAMQEREKIRLSTLLQNLEEGILFQGPDGMIEFANAEFCRIFGFDSPLHLIGKPSKEILALAANRTKYPEEFVKRASKNVENKEYVRSDRLEFADGLIVDRSALPIVDSDGSYLGRVGVFRDITQREEKEETIKRLQRTELLGRLAGGIAHDFNNVLGIIIASLQMMMRKADNLNVVQENSQRALSSAIRGSEVAKRLLQFVRYSPETFKDFSVRQIIEETVSIIKHTFEENFIVQTEFIVNDATVYGSAGDIQQVLINLAKNAQDAMPDGGTLTISLTTADRKQIEKKLGGTPAGRYVLLMFQDTGQGIEADKLEKIFDPFYTTKDLGKGTGLGLSIVQTIISAHNGFIEVNSHKGAGTTFFIYLPMSEKDVRPGETVPVEMGDAARLAGSKTVLVVEDELALRELVCEFLSDKGFNVISAADGDEAFRTFTNHPEISLVLTDLGLPKMPGDKLIVKIRSARPEVKCVLATGYLTPMADSAMSNLDVKMIMKPYNLTAIFNLVAEELA, translated from the coding sequence ATGGACAATCCGAACATAACGAAGGGAGAGAGACGTGTCGGCAAAGACGCCGGCGCACTAAAGCGGCTGCTTGGGAAGTTGTCGTCCCACGCGAACCTGGTCGTAATTGCCGTCACGATACTTGCGATTGCCGGTCTGTCGGTGGGAACCATCCTCGCCTCCAAAGACCTTGAGCGAAGATTGCTCGAGACATTTTTCAGAACGAACAGTCTCGTCTCCACGACGACCGCGTCTCATTTCGGGGATTACCTCGAGAGCCGCGCGAACGGAGTTCGCTCCCTTACGGGAGTGCTTGCATCGGAAACTTCCCCTGCAAAGAAAGTCGAAGACATAGACGGCTACTTCGAGTATGTCAGGACACAACACGTGGTAGCGATCGTCCTTCTTTCCCCCGACGGAGTAATAACTTATTCAACCAGCAAGCAATACTCGGGGCGCGATTTCTCGGAAACAAATTTCTGGAATTATGTCAGGACCACGAAGAGCAGCGTTTCATCCGAGCTTCTCTCGAATCCAAAAGAAGAATTATATCCGGTATTACCTTTCGTGGGAAGCTCCGATACCACAAATAGAATCTTGATCGGGTCGCCGATCTTTTCGCCTGTGAAGAACGGTTCTGTGAAACTTGACGGCGCAATCGCGTTTCTAATAGACCAGTTCCAGGTTGTACCACCTCCCGCCACAGGTCCCACCGGCTTTCCGGACACGACAATGAGAATCGCCATCGGTGTACTCAGCAGATCCGGATTTCCTTTCATTCATCTCTGGTCGAATGACTCGATATGGAACAAGCAGAGCGTGCGTGCGCTTCAGCTGAAAGGTCGACCGGCATGCTCTTCGTGTCACAGACAGGGTGATATATACTCGATCCTCGGCGGAACCACACAACTTGGTACAGGACTGGTGAAGTCGGAAATGCCGCAACCGGCAAGCGGCGAATTCCTCTGGTCGTCCTCCCCTCTGAGCTCAACGAAGCTCAAGATGCAGGACAGTCTCTGGTATGTCGTCGTGAGTGCGGACCGCGGACCGGTACAGGCATCGGTGATCTCTTACCTCAAGGGTTCGCTGATCCTTATGTCTTGCGGAATAGTTCTTCTCGTGGTCATTCTCAGCCTCGCGTTTTACGGGCAGAGGAAGAATGCGCTTGAACGTCAGCACATGCTTAACCTGGAACAGGTCGCGGGACTGCGGGGACAATATGAAGTCCTGATAAAGAATTCAAACGACGGCATCTATGTCTTATCGGAAGACAGGATGGTGTTCACAAATAAAAAATTGCAGGAGATGCTCGGGTACACGCCCGAAGAGTTTTCGCGAATGGACTTCTCCAATCTTGTCGCGCCCGAAAGCAAGGACACGATCGCAGAGTGGGAGAGGAAAATAAGCCGCGGGGAACAGACGGACAATCGGTTCGGGTTTGTGGCGCAGTCGAAGGACCGCAAGAAAATTCCGGTCGAAGTGAGCCTCACACAAGTCCAGCTTGAGGGAAGAACCAGCACTATTGGGATTCTCCACGACCTGACGGAGCTAACTGCTCAGAAACAGCTGTTCGAAGATCTCTTCAGGAGCGCTCCTATCGGCCTCGCAATGTATGAGAATTTCAAGGTAACAAGGATTAACGACGCTGCCGTCACACTCCTGGGGTATGAAAGTCCTGATGAGCTGATCGGCCTCAATGTTCTAAGCGTGATTCATCCGGAGGATCTTGCCGTTGTTGGTCAAAGAGTGAAGCGTGCAGTAGAAGACCACCTCCCCGCCCCGCCGCTCGAGGAGCGGTTCGTGAAGAAAGATGGAACGGTCATTCACGTTCTCGTTCTTTCACGTCCGGTGATCTATGAAGGAAGAGATGCTATCCAGATCGCGTTCGTTTCTCTGGAGGACCGCAAGAAGCTCGAAGGAAATCTTGCCCGCGAAGCCGCGATGCAGGAAAGAGAGAAAATCCGGCTGAGCACTCTTCTTCAAAATCTCGAAGAAGGAATTTTGTTCCAGGGACCCGATGGGATGATTGAATTCGCAAACGCAGAGTTTTGCAGGATATTCGGCTTCGATAGCCCGCTGCACCTCATCGGCAAGCCTTCGAAAGAAATTCTTGCCCTTGCCGCGAACCGAACAAAATATCCGGAAGAATTCGTAAAGCGAGCGTCGAAGAACGTCGAAAACAAGGAATATGTCAGAAGCGACAGGCTCGAGTTTGCGGATGGACTGATCGTTGACCGCAGCGCACTCCCCATTGTCGACTCAGACGGCAGTTACCTCGGTCGGGTTGGAGTCTTCCGCGACATCACCCAGCGCGAAGAAAAGGAGGAGACAATCAAACGGCTTCAGAGAACCGAACTCCTTGGCAGGCTCGCCGGCGGGATCGCACACGATTTCAATAATGTGCTGGGGATAATTATTGCCAGCCTCCAGATGATGATGAGAAAAGCGGACAACCTGAACGTCGTCCAGGAAAACTCACAGCGAGCGCTCTCAAGCGCCATCCGCGGGTCGGAGGTTGCGAAAAGACTTCTTCAATTCGTGAGATACTCCCCCGAAACATTCAAGGATTTCTCCGTCAGACAAATCATTGAAGAAACGGTATCAATTATCAAGCACACATTCGAAGAGAATTTCATCGTTCAAACAGAATTCATAGTCAATGACGCGACCGTGTATGGTTCCGCAGGTGACATCCAGCAAGTGCTGATCAACCTCGCCAAGAACGCGCAGGATGCGATGCCCGACGGCGGAACGCTCACGATTTCTCTGACAACAGCCGACAGGAAACAGATCGAGAAGAAACTCGGCGGCACACCCGCCGGCCGCTACGTGCTGTTGATGTTCCAGGATACAGGCCAGGGAATCGAAGCAGACAAGCTTGAAAAAATATTCGACCCGTTCTATACGACAAAGGACCTCGGAAAGGGGACCGGCCTTGGCTTGTCGATCGTACAGACGATAATATCAGCGCATAACGGTTTCATAGAAGTGAACAGCCACAAAGGTGCAGGAACCACATTCTTCATTTATCTCCCGATGAGCGAGAAGGATGTTCGTCCCGGAGAAACGGTGCCGGTCGAGATGGGAGACGCAGCCAGATTAGCCGGAAGCAAAACCGTTCTCGTGGTCGAGGACGAGCTGGCACTCAGGGAGCTTGTGTGCGAGTTTCTATCCGACAAGGGATTCAACGTGATAAGTGCGGCGGACGGAGACGAAGCATTCAGGACCTTCACGAACCATCCCGAGATATCGCTGGTGCTGACAGACCTCGGTCTGCCCAAGATGCCTGGCGACAAATTAATAGTGAAGATAAGATCTGCGCGTCCTGAGGTGAAATGCGTTCTCGCGACTGGCTATCTCACCCCTATGGCCGACAGCGCGATGTCGAATCTCGACGTGAAGATGATTATGAAGCCGTACAACCTTACGGCGATCTTCAACCTTGTTGCTGAAGAGCTGGCGTAA
- a CDS encoding single-stranded DNA-binding protein, with protein MAGKSVNKVILIGNLGKDPELRYAPSGSAVATFSVATNEQWKDQQGNPQERTTWHNIVVWGKLAEIAAEYLKKGRKVYLEGRIQYRDYEDKSGNKRYVTEIVVNDLVMLGSRPEGEKEETIQNEQPSAAETKDDLPF; from the coding sequence ATGGCAGGAAAGAGCGTAAACAAAGTCATTCTGATTGGGAATCTAGGGAAAGATCCGGAGCTGAGATACGCTCCCAGCGGATCAGCGGTCGCCACATTCAGTGTTGCAACAAACGAGCAATGGAAAGACCAGCAGGGGAACCCACAGGAGCGGACGACGTGGCATAACATAGTAGTCTGGGGAAAACTTGCGGAGATCGCGGCCGAATATTTGAAGAAAGGACGGAAAGTCTACCTCGAAGGGAGAATTCAGTACAGGGATTACGAGGACAAAAGCGGGAACAAGCGATATGTCACGGAGATCGTGGTCAACGATCTTGTAATGCTTGGATCACGTCCCGAAGGTGAGAAAGAAGAAACCATCCAGAACGAGCAGCCGTCCGCTGCAGAGACCAAGGACGACCTTCCTTTCTGA
- a CDS encoding SLBB domain-containing protein: MPNMKNPFRPERFGLAALVFYLTAASSFAQLLPQQQQQTSTNPLQQGTSSTQIPSMTSNMFTSSADYFRSLQSQAMVVQPPPYDAPVDTMSYVLGPGDVTNVGIWGATPLSYNLSVTPEGSLIIPGYGVIRVGGRTLADAKSNLRTALSKQFRNSSVTLTLIYPRSFYVMVTGKVKVPGRYTVTSFDRVDRAFMLANMPKSSADTSTVLPEFSLRNIRLIHRDGTSENVDLLKCYDAGDVSRDPYLQNGDAIVVSRENLEAGSISISGEVKMAGNFEYVPGDRVKDLIELSQGLTALADSGHGEVITMNGSSFDYHTVDLRDSSVLEQPLPVNSRVVVPVVRTKINDYFVWVLGEVNKPGLYPISRDSTRLTTLVDLAGGFTRHALLSGARLFRGVVKLGSTNVPAQVDTVSMLFRASNLYSEDLPYLLQEAQAFASNAGVSVEFVKLFVDHETKYDVIMRSGDIVYVPPDKNSIYIFGQVASPGYIDFDPTWRIDDYIRAAGGFTEGAENGEVKVISVGTFEWFTPSETKVESGDFIFVPRKPIFSRDHTWDITRDIIGTIGAVASVAATVFLVIRTVQGK; the protein is encoded by the coding sequence ATGCCCAATATGAAAAATCCGTTTAGGCCTGAACGCTTCGGGCTGGCAGCGCTCGTTTTCTATCTGACCGCCGCTTCTTCGTTTGCCCAGTTGCTGCCCCAGCAGCAACAGCAAACCTCCACGAATCCTCTCCAACAAGGAACGTCGTCGACGCAAATCCCCTCGATGACCTCAAATATGTTCACGTCGAGCGCGGACTATTTTCGAAGCCTGCAGAGCCAGGCTATGGTGGTACAGCCGCCGCCGTACGACGCACCTGTCGATACAATGAGTTACGTGTTAGGTCCGGGCGATGTAACGAATGTCGGGATATGGGGGGCGACACCGCTCTCTTATAATCTCAGTGTGACACCGGAAGGATCGTTGATAATTCCGGGATATGGAGTCATTCGAGTAGGGGGGAGAACACTGGCCGATGCGAAGAGTAATCTGAGAACCGCCTTGAGCAAGCAATTCAGGAATTCATCCGTCACGCTGACGCTTATCTATCCGCGCTCATTTTATGTGATGGTGACCGGGAAGGTGAAGGTGCCGGGAAGGTACACCGTCACGTCTTTTGACCGTGTTGACCGTGCGTTCATGCTCGCCAACATGCCCAAGAGCAGTGCGGACACGAGCACCGTTTTGCCGGAGTTCTCGCTCAGGAACATTCGACTGATTCACAGAGACGGGACATCGGAGAACGTCGATCTCCTCAAATGTTACGATGCCGGTGATGTGTCAAGGGATCCCTACTTGCAGAACGGCGATGCCATTGTTGTGTCAAGGGAAAACCTCGAAGCTGGGAGCATCAGCATTTCGGGCGAGGTGAAGATGGCTGGCAACTTCGAGTACGTTCCCGGCGATAGAGTGAAGGACCTCATCGAATTGTCACAAGGGCTGACCGCGTTGGCCGATAGCGGACATGGTGAGGTCATAACGATGAATGGCTCGTCATTTGATTATCATACGGTCGACCTGCGGGACTCTTCGGTACTAGAGCAGCCGCTGCCCGTCAACAGCCGTGTGGTGGTTCCAGTAGTTCGAACCAAGATCAACGATTATTTCGTCTGGGTGTTGGGCGAAGTGAATAAGCCCGGTCTTTATCCGATATCCCGTGACTCGACGCGGCTGACCACGTTAGTAGATCTTGCCGGCGGATTCACTCGACATGCTTTACTGAGCGGGGCGCGTTTGTTCAGAGGTGTGGTTAAACTCGGAAGTACGAATGTCCCCGCTCAAGTGGACACGGTCTCCATGCTCTTCAGGGCGAGCAATCTGTATTCGGAAGATCTTCCATATCTGTTGCAGGAGGCGCAGGCCTTCGCCAGTAACGCTGGCGTGTCAGTAGAGTTTGTTAAACTATTTGTTGATCACGAAACGAAGTATGACGTGATCATGAGGTCAGGTGACATCGTTTACGTTCCCCCCGACAAGAATTCAATATACATTTTCGGGCAAGTCGCTTCTCCCGGTTACATCGACTTTGATCCGACTTGGAGAATTGACGACTACATACGCGCAGCCGGGGGCTTTACCGAAGGGGCCGAGAATGGCGAAGTAAAAGTGATATCCGTCGGAACATTCGAGTGGTTTACCCCTTCTGAGACCAAAGTGGAGTCCGGCGATTTTATATTCGTGCCTCGCAAACCTATTTTCTCGCGTGATCATACCTGGGACATCACCAGAGATATTATCGGTACGATTGGCGCAGTTGCTTCGGTAGCGGCGACCGTCTTCCTCGTCATACGAACTGTGCAGGGTAAATAG
- the ilvD gene encoding dihydroxy-acid dehydratase: protein MKIGLNKYSSHLTQRISQVASQAMLYGIGLKDEDMSKPQVGIASMGWEGNTCNMHLNELAKVVKEGVRDAGMVGLIFHTIGVSDGIAMGTEGMKSSLPSREIIADSIEAVMRAQWYDANISIPGCDKNMPGSLIAMGRLNRPSLMVYGGTIRAGHLNGQKLDIVSVFESYGKYIAGNLKESEMYEVVKHACPGPGACGGMYTANTMATAIETLGMSLPFSSSLPADSDAKRKECLAAGKAVLNLLEKDLKPRDIMTRQAFLNAITLVTALGGSTNAVLHLIAMAKSVGVKLNIDDFQMISNRVPYIAELKPSGKFVMEDISDIGGVPAVQKMLLKEGLLDGNCITVTGRTLGENIEKVADLKAGQKIIHPISDPIKKTGHLQILYGNLAKEGAVAKITGKEGVRFSGPAKVFDSEEETLKALEAKKIAGGDVVVIRYEGPKGGPGMREMLTITSAIMGAGLGQSVALITDGRFSGGTHGFVVGHITPEAQTGGVLAVVENGDRITIDAEKNTIVLDVPEHVIAERLRRWNAPPYRATSGMLYKYIKNVSSASEGCVTDGI, encoded by the coding sequence ATGAAAATCGGCTTGAATAAATATAGCTCGCATCTTACTCAAAGAATTTCACAGGTCGCTTCACAGGCAATGTTGTACGGAATCGGCCTGAAGGATGAGGACATGAGCAAGCCGCAGGTCGGCATCGCGAGCATGGGCTGGGAAGGTAACACCTGCAACATGCACCTGAACGAGTTGGCCAAAGTCGTGAAGGAAGGCGTACGAGACGCAGGAATGGTTGGTCTCATCTTTCACACGATCGGTGTCAGCGACGGGATTGCGATGGGCACCGAGGGAATGAAGTCGTCCCTTCCCTCGAGAGAAATCATCGCGGACTCCATTGAGGCGGTAATGCGCGCACAGTGGTACGACGCAAACATTTCGATCCCGGGATGCGACAAGAATATGCCCGGCTCTTTGATAGCCATGGGAAGACTCAATCGACCGAGCCTCATGGTTTACGGCGGGACGATCAGGGCTGGCCATCTGAACGGGCAGAAGCTGGATATAGTTTCGGTTTTTGAATCTTATGGTAAGTACATCGCCGGAAATCTCAAAGAGTCGGAAATGTACGAAGTAGTGAAACACGCCTGCCCCGGTCCCGGAGCCTGCGGCGGAATGTATACCGCAAACACAATGGCAACTGCGATCGAAACGCTGGGGATGTCTTTGCCTTTCAGCTCTTCACTCCCGGCCGACAGCGATGCGAAGAGAAAAGAGTGCCTGGCCGCCGGTAAAGCTGTCCTCAATCTCCTCGAGAAGGATCTGAAGCCCCGCGACATCATGACAAGACAGGCATTCCTGAACGCGATTACACTCGTCACCGCCTTGGGCGGGTCCACTAATGCCGTGCTTCATCTCATCGCCATGGCAAAATCCGTAGGCGTAAAGTTGAACATAGATGATTTCCAGATGATAAGTAACCGCGTTCCCTATATTGCAGAGCTGAAACCGAGCGGCAAATTCGTCATGGAAGACATCAGCGACATTGGGGGAGTACCCGCAGTTCAGAAGATGCTTCTCAAGGAGGGCCTCCTCGACGGTAATTGCATCACCGTAACTGGGAGAACTCTCGGAGAAAATATAGAGAAGGTCGCGGATCTCAAAGCCGGACAGAAAATTATTCATCCGATTTCGGACCCGATAAAGAAGACCGGGCATTTACAAATCCTTTACGGCAATCTTGCAAAGGAAGGCGCGGTCGCAAAAATTACGGGCAAGGAGGGGGTCAGGTTCTCCGGACCGGCAAAGGTTTTCGATTCGGAAGAGGAGACTTTGAAAGCTCTCGAGGCAAAGAAGATCGCCGGAGGCGACGTCGTCGTTATCCGATACGAAGGACCGAAGGGTGGGCCGGGAATGCGTGAGATGCTCACGATAACTTCTGCCATAATGGGCGCCGGACTGGGACAAAGCGTCGCACTAATCACCGACGGAAGATTTTCGGGAGGCACGCACGGATTCGTCGTCGGCCACATAACTCCCGAAGCTCAGACCGGCGGAGTCCTCGCAGTGGTGGAAAACGGCGATCGGATTACAATAGACGCCGAGAAGAATACGATCGTGCTCGATGTCCCCGAGCACGTGATAGCGGAAAGACTGCGGAGGTGGAACGCTCCGCCGTATCGGGCGACGAGCGGAATGCTCTATAAATACATCAAAAATGTTTCGTCTGCGTCCGAAGGATGTGTAACGGACGGCATTTAA
- the mce gene encoding methylmalonyl-CoA epimerase translates to MSFLRISHIAIAVDDLETAKRAFETLVGNKVEQTEEVPDQKVRVGMIPVGESRLELAGPTDPSSTIANFIRKRGEGIHHICFEVADIKSELARLKREGFQLIDERPRLGADGHLIAFVHPRTTGGVLVELSEKLK, encoded by the coding sequence ATGAGTTTTCTGAGGATAAGTCACATTGCAATTGCGGTAGACGACCTTGAAACCGCTAAGCGGGCGTTCGAGACTCTCGTTGGGAATAAGGTCGAGCAAACCGAGGAGGTCCCCGATCAGAAGGTCCGTGTGGGCATGATCCCGGTGGGAGAATCGCGTCTCGAGCTGGCAGGCCCGACGGATCCATCGTCGACGATCGCGAACTTTATCAGAAAACGCGGAGAAGGAATCCATCACATTTGTTTCGAAGTCGCTGACATCAAATCGGAACTTGCGCGGCTGAAGCGCGAAGGCTTCCAGCTCATCGACGAGCGGCCCAGACTCGGAGCTGACGGCCACCTGATCGCGTTCGTTCACCCGAGAACGACGGGAGGAGTACTCGTTGAGCTGAGCGAAAAACTAAAGTAA